The genomic interval TTAACCGGACAGTTCTGATGGGGAATATCGGTTATAATCAAGATTCTCTACAATCAACTCAACTGTCCACATCAGGGAGAACATCATGAAACGGCACAATGAACTTGCAATATTAATTCTTTCAGCACATTTTCTCACGTTGTCCTGTGGGGGCGGATCGAATGGGCTAAAAGGCCCCTCACACGAAATACCTCCCGGAATTATCTTCGCGGCCATCCCCGGCGGCACATTCGAGATGGGAGATGAGGTTGGCGATCTATGGGATGGTTGCCGTCCTATCCACAAGGTAACGGTATCGGGCTTCGGGATGGGCATTTACGAAGTGACGAACGCGCAGTATGCCGCGTACCTGAAATCTGCGCTTGCATCGGGTGACGTAGAAGTGAAAAACGGTGATGTGTACGGAAAAACCGGCAAGTTGTCAGGTGAACTATACATAGATATCGGTTATGATTACGGTTCAGATAACAAATGCTGGATAAATTTCGGCAACGGCACGTTCGAGGTGGCGAGGGGAAAAGAGAACTGGCCTGTGGTGGCTGTGTCATGGTATGGCTCGAAGTCATTTGCCCTGTATTACGGCTTTGATCTTCCGACAGAAGCCGAATGGGAATATGCGGCACGCGGGGGAAAACAGTATAAATACGGAACTGATAACGGGGAAATTGACATCACAAGGGTTAATTATGATATGTATGTAGGGCGCCCGACGCCCGTGGGCTCATATCCCGCCAATCCCTTCGGTCTGTTCGACATGAGCGGAAATGTATGGGAGTGGTGTCAGGACTGGTACGGGAGC from Candidatus Latescibacter sp. carries:
- a CDS encoding SUMF1/EgtB/PvdO family nonheme iron enzyme: MKRHNELAILILSAHFLTLSCGGGSNGLKGPSHEIPPGIIFAAIPGGTFEMGDEVGDLWDGCRPIHKVTVSGFGMGIYEVTNAQYAAYLKSALASGDVEVKNGDVYGKTGKLSGELYIDIGYDYGSDNKCWINFGNGTFEVARGKENWPVVAVSWYGSKSFALYYGFDLPTEAEWEYAARGGKQYKYGTDNGEIDITRVNYDMYVGRPTPVGSYPANPFGLFDMSGNVWEWCQDWYGSYPNESVKNPTGAQSGEVRIIRDGTWDNKAFKCRVAYRGRFNPKDGDYGLGFRVVRRR